A window of Rhizoctonia solani chromosome 5, complete sequence genomic DNA:
TATTTAGCACGAACAAAACGATTTATATTATTCCTCTTCAATCGACTGTCAATCCTGTTGAGCTCCCCTTGTTTGACGGGGGTGAGGCCTTCTGGATCGACGACCGCACCATCGGTCATGTTCGTCCTGGTTCCGAGGGAAAGAGTTCTCAGGAGCTCTATGCAGTTTCGGTTGAATACACCGTCGATACTACAACCGTAACGCCCAAGTCTCCCGTTCGTGTTGGTGCATTCCCCGACGCACAGCTTTCCAACTTCAAATACTCTAAATCTGGAGCTCTGGTGTTCTCTGCTTATGTCTACGAGGACCGCAATTTGTCGTCCGTTCGTGAACAAGACGAAAAATGGAGGAACCGTGGGAACACTGCTCTTGTATACGACGAGAACTTTGTGCGCCATTGGGATGAGGTAAGTTGATGGCGTGATTTAGCCCATCAAACTCGAGCTAACTGTAAATTTAGTATCGTGGCCCCAAACGCCAGGCTCTTTTCAGCGTGGACCTCAAGAAGAACAAAGGCGAATGGACACTCGGCGAGGAAGTCTTTGCTCTCCAACTTCCTCAACACGTGAGCTCCTTTCGAGCAAGTTTAGTCATTGACTGACTCCTCTGGCTTTAGAGCACTCCTGTCGAGCCGTTTGGCGGCGCAGAGGACTTTGATGTCTCGGAAACCCATGTCCTTTATACCACAAAGGACCCCAAGTATGTTGCCAGATCCTTTAGCCTACCATTTGTGTTTAACGTCCCTGTAGTGTTCCCGAAGCTCTTCACACTCGCCAAAACGTTTATTTGGCTCCTCTTCGCCCGGCTCCCGGTTCTGACCTCGTCCGTGAGCTCACGAGCGGTATCCAAGGAGCCACGCACAACCCTGTGCTCAGCAAAGATGGCAAGAAGGCAGCCTGGGCTGAGATGGAGCGTGATGGATATGAGAGTGACAGGTGAGTGGATGAAAGATTTGCGCCGTACTTCATTCCTAATATCGTGGTGAAAGGTCCAAGCTTGTTGTGTACGATATCGAGGCAGGAGTGCGGTTTACTATTACCGATAATTGGGATCAATCTGTGGCCGATTTGACTGTGAGCACATAGCTATTCTTGAAACACTAATGGTCTAATATTGGGCTCTCGTCAGTTCACGCCCGATGGAAAGTCGATCATTTTCACCTCTGGCCACAACGCCAAGATCTTGTTGTACACCATTCCAGTTCCTCCGACACCTGCCCATTCAGATATGCATCTCCCAGTGGTCATCCCTATTGCTCTCACCACCAAGCACGCTGCGACGAACCCTCAGGCTCTCCCCGGAGGACGTGTTTCATTTACCTCTTCCTCTCTTAAATCCCCTAACGATATCTTTGTGCTTTCTGGGCTTGACACCGACTCGGCAGTTCCTCATAAAATCGAAATCAAGCGCGTCTCCAAGTTCACCGAGGACAAGCTTTCTGACCTTGGTTTGAGTGAGCCTGAGGAGTTCTGGTTCACGGGAGCCAAGGACAAAAGGGTTCAAGGATGGATTGTTCGCCCTCCTGGTCTTACTAAGGGCAAGAAGTATCCTGTTGTGTTGCTCATCCATGGTGGACCTCAAAGCGCTTGGGAAGACAACTGGAGCACGCGTTGGAACCCTCAAGTCTTTGCTCAGCAAGGATACGTCGTCGTGACGATCAATCCTACAGGTAGCACCACTTTTGGTCAAGGTGATTTAGTTATTTCTACGAGCACTTACAGATCAACTAACAATGCAACGATATATTCCAGAATTTACCGATGCTATTGCCGAGGATTGGGGAGGAAGGCCATTTGAAGACCTTCGCAAGGGCTGGAAACACGTTTTGGATAACTATGAAGAAGTAAGTCCAATGAGAATAGCCGTATAAATTGTCAATTAATCTATTGGTAGGTCGATGGTGACCGCGCTGTTGCCGCTGGTGCTAGCTGGGGTGGATATGCCATCAAGTACGTTACTAGAACTCATCAATTGAATACCAAGGCTAAATCATTCCCAGCTGGATTCAGAGCCACCCCGAGTGGAACTTCAACTTCAAGGCTCTTGTCTGCCATGACGGGGTAACTCATCTTACTATGGTCAATTTCTGAATACGCTAACACCGCATCTAGGTCTTTGATACTGTTTACAACGGTTTTGCGACTGACGAACTCTACTTCGTACGTACACACTCACTCTGTTCTTGTCTGTTTACTGACGCCAGGCTAGTTCAACCATGACTTTGGTGGCCCGCCATGGAGCCGCCGTGGTCGCGAAGCAGCCGAGAAGTAAGTCACATAGTTCCTAGGCGCAATGGCGATGCTTACGCTTGTTCGGCTAGGTTCAATCCCGTAAACCGTGTCTCGCACTGGAGTACTCCTCAGCTTATCATCCATGGAAGCCGTGACTACCGTCTCGCTGAAACGGAAGGCCTCAGCGTCTTCAACGCGCTTCAATCGTAAGTCATTGTGTCCTGATGCTAATGCGATGCACTGAATGATTTATCACCAGGCGCGGAATCCCGAGCCGAATTGTTATTTTCCCTGATGAGAACCATTGGGTGCTCAAGCCAGGCAACTCCCTCAAGTGGCACTACGAGGTCAGTGTGATATCGCGCGCAGGGCAGGATATTTGACTAATACCGATTCCTCCCGGGCAGGTGTTCCGTTGGTTCGACCAATGGGTTGGAACAGATAAGGAGTAAGCAGAGGAAGAAAGTTTAGTAGCATGCAGTATTGCGTGCTT
This region includes:
- a CDS encoding Prolyl oligopeptidase family, which produces MWGVNAGLAWLAATTQLSFRPYDAQPILKAPKVPGARSDFKLVEGKHILSPKTMLELPRPGNGVANSAGDLTLVPLSQYGFDENRTNKTIYIIPLQSTVNPVELPLFDGGEAFWIDDRTIGHVRPGSEGKSSQELYAVSVEYTVDTTTVTPKSPVRVGAFPDAQLSNFKYSKSGALVFSAYVYEDRNLSSVREQDEKWRNRGNTALVYDENFVRHWDEYRGPKRQALFSVDLKKNKGEWTLGEEVFALQLPQHSTPVEPFGGAEDFDVSETHVLYTTKDPNVPEALHTRQNVYLAPLRPAPGSDLVRELTSGIQGATHNPVLSKDGKKAAWAEMERDGYESDRSKLVVYDIEAGVRFTITDNWDQSVADLTFTPDGKSIIFTSGHNAKILLYTIPVPPTPAHSDMHLPVVIPIALTTKHAATNPQALPGGRVSFTSSSLKSPNDIFVLSGLDTDSAVPHKIEIKRVSKFTEDKLSDLGLSEPEEFWFTGAKDKRVQGWIVRPPGLTKGKKYPVVLLIHGGPQSAWEDNWSTRWNPQVFAQQGYVVVTINPTGSTTFGQEFTDAIAEDWGGRPFEDLRKGWKHVLDNYEEVDGDRAVAAGASWGGYAINWIQSHPEWNFNFKALVCHDGVFDTVYNGFATDELYFFNHDFGGPPWSRRGREAAEKFNPVNRVSHWSTPQLIIHGSRDYRLAETEGLSVFNALQSRGIPSRIVIFPDENHWVLKPGNSLKWHYEVFRWFDQWVGTDKEYEGIRNAEDRASVAIAPVMTTTTKPSQLIKGFVPETFLPSCLSSLLSVAHYCVANRFKFYS